The following proteins are encoded in a genomic region of Thermodesulfobacteriota bacterium:
- a CDS encoding DUF302 domain-containing protein — protein sequence MSHYKNAGNNPVLTNFSNTHVVLSSVKSFEKAVKDLQAELGKSTTEMLMTKLSASKTFEEFSAEIEPLAGRSNLIEVGFLDWGKVMSRVPIAMKAQLFIVGNPLTAKKLLEAGGPEVGLYLPTKIFIYADNQGITKVAYDKIAPVMEQYQNERLNTVAQAIDTALAKLANAAAL from the coding sequence ATGAGCCACTATAAAAATGCCGGTAATAATCCAGTCCTAACTAACTTCAGTAATACTCATGTTGTGCTCTCCTCGGTCAAATCATTTGAGAAAGCTGTCAAAGACCTACAGGCCGAATTGGGCAAGTCCACCACGGAAATGCTAATGACCAAACTTAGCGCAAGCAAGACCTTCGAGGAATTCAGTGCGGAAATCGAGCCACTTGCGGGCAGGAGCAACCTTATTGAAGTCGGTTTCCTGGATTGGGGAAAGGTGATGTCGCGTGTTCCCATTGCCATGAAAGCCCAGTTGTTCATCGTTGGCAATCCGCTGACTGCAAAGAAGTTGCTGGAAGCGGGTGGACCGGAAGTGGGTCTCTATCTCCCGACCAAAATTTTTATCTACGCGGACAACCAGGGCATAACCAAGGTTGCCTATGACAAGATTGCACCTGTTATGGAACAATACCAAAACGAAAGGTTAAATACAGTAGCACAGGCAATTGATACAGCACTGGCAAAGTTGGCTAACGCAGCAGCACTCTGA
- a CDS encoding CBS domain-containing protein, which yields MLEDLKVRDLIGKRESVYFVDADDTTDIAALKLKNFKVRTIGVLKNGKLAGVVGQSDFSTKVVAMSRKPSEVKVSEIMSTNLFTVSLDTSFFDCLKLMDTHHISHLIILDEDEKYYGMLSWSDLQQRLIKELKYQLKITQEYAFGPHIGNAIALGD from the coding sequence ATGTTAGAGGACTTAAAGGTCAGGGACTTGATCGGTAAAAGGGAAAGCGTTTATTTCGTGGATGCCGACGATACGACCGATATAGCAGCCCTTAAGCTTAAGAACTTTAAGGTCAGAACGATAGGTGTGCTGAAGAATGGCAAACTGGCAGGGGTCGTAGGACAGAGCGACTTTTCGACCAAGGTTGTAGCGATGAGTAGAAAGCCTTCGGAGGTAAAGGTTTCAGAAATCATGAGTACGAATCTTTTCACCGTCAGCCTGGACACGTCCTTTTTTGATTGTCTAAAGCTAATGGATACCCATCATATATCTCATTTGATAATCCTGGATGAAGACGAAAAGTATTACGGTATGCTGTCATGGAGCGACCTGCAGCAGAGGCTGATCAAGGAACTCAAATACCAGCTTAAGATAACTCAGGAATA
- a CDS encoding sulfurtransferase — MGEYAHPEVLVSTQWVADHLNEANIRIVESDEDVLLYDVGHVPGAVKIDWQTELQDQLIRDYVSKENFEKLMSEKGIANDTAVVFYGDKNNWWACYAFWTFKVFGHEKCLIMNGGRQKWIEEKRPLSKDVPKYPKTNYKVSQVNLSIRAFRDDVMKHLESKKPLIDVRSPKEYSGELLHMEAYPQEGALRGGHIPGAKNVPWARAANEDGTFKSVEELKAIYEQEQGLKPNDDVIAYCRIGERSSHTWFVLTYLLGYNQVRNYDGSWTEWGNLVRAPIEKP; from the coding sequence ATGGGAGAGTATGCACATCCAGAGGTTTTAGTCAGCACTCAATGGGTAGCCGACCATTTAAATGAAGCTAACATAAGGATAGTGGAGTCCGATGAGGACGTCCTTCTTTACGACGTTGGACACGTCCCTGGGGCAGTGAAAATCGACTGGCAAACGGAGCTACAGGACCAATTGATAAGAGACTATGTCAGCAAGGAGAATTTTGAAAAGCTCATGTCCGAAAAAGGTATTGCAAACGACACCGCAGTGGTCTTCTACGGTGATAAAAATAACTGGTGGGCGTGTTACGCTTTTTGGACATTCAAAGTCTTCGGGCATGAAAAATGTTTAATCATGAACGGGGGCAGGCAGAAGTGGATAGAGGAAAAAAGACCCTTGAGTAAGGACGTTCCGAAATATCCCAAAACCAACTACAAAGTTTCTCAGGTCAATCTGTCTATCAGGGCATTTCGTGACGATGTGATGAAGCACCTGGAGTCAAAGAAGCCGCTCATCGATGTTCGTTCACCCAAGGAATATAGCGGGGAACTTCTTCACATGGAGGCATATCCGCAGGAAGGGGCGCTAAGGGGCGGCCATATTCCCGGCGCCAAGAACGTACCCTGGGCTCGGGCGGCAAACGAGGACGGGACTTTTAAGTCCGTCGAGGAGCTAAAAGCGATATACGAGCAGGAGCAGGGCCTGAAACCGAACGATGACGTGATTGCCTATTGCCGGATTGGAGAGAGGTCATCTCACACCTGGTTTGTGTTAACTTATCTCCTGGGATATAACCAGGTGAGAAACTACGACGGCTCCTGGACGGAGTGGGGCAACCTGGTAAGAGCACCCATAGAGAAACCCTAA
- a CDS encoding iron-sulfur cluster assembly scaffold protein: MAMNREELMTFILDHYENPRNYGSLDNAQVIQKGGNPGCGDIVTLYLNIDDEGHIKDVSFEGEGCIVSQAGTSIITEIVAGKTVDEVEAMGPEVITDVIGRELAMTRPRCTTLGITTVKMALKEWQRKKTLDQIEKDNTVNESG; this comes from the coding sequence ATGGCTATGAACCGCGAAGAACTGATGACATTCATCCTAGACCACTACGAGAACCCGAGGAACTACGGCTCCCTCGACAATGCCCAGGTTATTCAAAAAGGGGGAAATCCGGGCTGCGGAGATATAGTGACTCTATATCTCAATATAGATGACGAAGGCCACATCAAAGACGTTAGCTTTGAAGGGGAAGGATGTATAGTCAGCCAGGCCGGGACCTCGATTATTACGGAGATAGTTGCCGGGAAAACCGTGGATGAAGTGGAAGCGATGGGCCCCGAGGTTATCACCGACGTGATCGGACGGGAACTGGCAATGACCCGCCCGAGATGCACCACCCTGGGCATCACCACGGTCAAAATGGCCCTTAAAGAATGGCAGAGAAAAAAGACGCTTGACCAAATTGAAAAAGATAACACTGTTAATGAAAGCGGCTGA